Below is a window of 'Nostoc azollae' 0708 DNA.
GCTAGTAAAAAGCAGCGTCAGTCCATAGCACCATATTTGGAGGAATTGTCCTGGCGTTTTAGTGAGGCGAGTTCTGAACAAATTATGCTCAGTGCTGGTTTGGGTGCCGTGAATTTGGTGGCTGCTCTAATGTTAGGTAGTTTATTGAGTGGTGCCACAGCCGCAGCGAAAATAGGAGTACTGGTTGGTTTTGTGCAAGGAATTTATTGGTTGCTGTTAGCTTATGGTATTGGTTTTTTAGGTATACCTTTAGTACGTTATTTTTGGATTCAATGGCGTAATGGTAAACTTGCAGGTCGTAATCGTGAACGTTTGGAAAGAGCCAGATTTTTAGCAAATGCGGATGATTTTTTACAGCAGAAGATTGCTTTTGCTAGTCAGTTCGCAACGGAGAAAGTGATTGGTAAGGAAGATTTAATTTATTCCAGTGACACAGATTTACTGGAACAGGAATTTGAGCAAGTGAAAAAGCAAAACCGGTTAGATGAAAATAGGGAATAGGTGATTGGTAATGGGTAATTACTGATTGGTAATTGTTATTAACCTCCCCATATCCCCATATCCCCATATCCCCATATCCCCATATCCCCATATCCCCATATCCCCAGTCTACTTAGCCTGAATAGGAGTTAAGGCTACACCTTTGTAATAGTGTCCTAAAATTTGTAGGTAGTTTACTCCACGTTGAGCTAAATTGTATGCTCCCCACTGGCTCATCCCTAAACCATGTCCAAAACCTAATCCTTGCAGGATGAAATTGCCGTTTGCATCTTTACTAACGCTAAAACGGGTGCTTTTTAGTTTGAGTGCGGTGCGTACTTCTTCACCTTGGAGAACTTTTGTACCTTGAGCACCGACTATTTTTAAGGTTTTAACGCTGCGGAAGGGTGAGAAGGATTCGGCAATCATATCTTTAATATTGCCTATACCGGAAATTCTGCTGCTTATTTCCCCTGGGGAGAAGGTTTTTACCCAGTTACATTCTTTGACGTTTTGATCAAAGTCTTGGACTGCACGTAGATAAGGGAGGGTATTTCCCCAAACGTCTTCTACGTTTTCTGTGTGTCCACCGGAACAAGCATGAAAGACTGAGAGAATAATTTTGTTGTTATAGGTGAGGACTTTTCCTACTGTGTGGTCTACTGCTGCGTAAGTGTTACGTGACTCGCTGCTGACACCTTTGTAAATTTGCCAGCGATCGGGACTATCTCCTAAGTCGAAAATGGGATTGTTGCGCTGTTTTTCTCGCTCATAGAGGGCATAAGTCCGGGCTGCGATCGCTTGGGCTTTTAAGGCTTCTTGTGGCCAGCTAGAGTTCATTTCTCCACCGATGACGCTGTAGAGATATTCTTCTAAATCTACCCAATTAACTGCTGTTAAACCTTTTTCCGTGGGGATAACTAGAGTTCTACCACGAAACCAGCGATCGCCTATATAAACAAATCCCTTGCCTGTTGGTTCAATCCAAAATAAACTAGATTGCCATTTATCTAAAGCAACTCCCCCAGGAACCGCTTGAGCAGCATAAGCACTCATTCCTGGTAGTTGTCCAAGAGAACGGCCAGCACTATCTTTGACAGTTGCTGTCGTGGAAGCACCAACTTTGACCTGATTTACTCCCCTTTCAATTGCCACACGCAGGATGACAGATGCTTGAGCAGGAGCAACTAAAGCAAACCACAAGAGGATACCTATCCACCAATGTCTTCCTTGAATTCGGGAAAATAAAGCGCCTAAATAAAGTTGGATTTTCATGCTTATAGTTAAATCACAAGCCTCTACAAGTTTAATCAGACATTTCTCCTAGTGAAGAGGTTGCCACTTCTATTTATGTAAGATTATCTAAGAATTCAGGAGTCAGGAGTAAGAATTTTGAGAAATTGGTTAATTATCAAATAGGTATTTTTGGTGTTAGCCTGAAAAAGCTGACTGCTGATGCGTGTTTAGGCAGCATACCTAACGGCATTAGCTGAATGCTAACCTAATTATTATGCAGTTTGATTAGACTTATGGTGTTTTAATCAGCCGATTTAACTTTTTCATAACGTTTTGAAGTTTTGGTAACTTTTGGCGAATTATTGACTTCGTTGGCAACAATACCAATTAAATTCAACTGGCTCAAAACTTCCGTTGCTTGTATGAGTTTCTGTGGTGTTAACTGCCCAATACGTCCCACTATGACAATGCCATTACAAACAGAAGCGATAATTCTCGCATCAACGTTATCTAAAACCGAAGAAGCATCTATCAAAACGAGATCATAAATTTTTTCAAAGGACTCAATTAATTCTTTCATCCGTCCTGAAGTCAGCAGATTTACTACATCATCTGGTGTTGGTCCGGCGGTCAAAACATCAATTGACGGATGAATAGGTTGGATATAATTCTGAAATTGAGTCTTGATGTCGTCCAGCAATAACAGCGATAAACCCCAATCATTAGAGATTGCGAGGATTTTGTGTAAACTAGGCGCTCGCAAGTTAGCATCAATAACTAAAACCCGTTGATGCATCTGCGCTGCACTAGCTCCCAAACCCAAGGCTAAAGTTGTTTTTCCCTCTCCTGGTAATGCAGAGGTCAACATCAAAGACTTAAAAGGTAAGGAATTCTTGAATATTTGCAGATTTTGATAAATCATATCCAGAGTTTCATGACTGGATAATTTAGTTTTGGGTCCCGATATTGGAGGATTTGAATTCTGTTGTTTATATCTTACTATCTTATTCAATCTAGTTTTAAAACTAGGTTTACCCAATTGCGGTACAGAGCCCAGTAATCTCAGATTCGTCAGCTTCTGTAAATCCAATGGTGACAAAATTGCCTTATTAAACATGTCCCAAATCAAAGTAAAACTCACACCTAAAATTGGACCGATTAAAAATCCTCCAATGATCAACAACCATTTCTTATTACCAATATAAATTCCCAGGTCTGGTTCTTCCAAAATTTGCCAATCAAATCCCCCCTGAGCAATTTTCATTCCCAAGGACTGTTGTAGCTGAAGTAGTTGCCCAAGAGTTTTTCGTTGGAGTTTTACATCTGATAACAACCGATTATACTCTGCTATTAGACCAGGGTAAGTATTTAACTGGGAGCGAATTAGTTGTTCAGATTTAGCTAAGTTATTCTCATTCAAAACTAGTCCATCCGAGATTTTGCCCAGCTGTATTAACTCATTAGTTAACTTAGTTTCAAAGTCCGATAATTTTTCGTTTGTCGTATTAGCATTAATATCTTGTACTTTCAATTCTTGCTGTAATAATGCCATTTGCACCTGGCATTTTTGCCTCAGTCTAACCACCACTGGCGAATCTTCAGTATAACGCAGACGTTCTTCAGCTAAAGAAATTTCTGTTTTTCTAATCTCATCAACTAAAGCTTGATAGCTACTTGAACGACTCAAACTAGCAGCCAACTTTGCATCCTGGTTAGAAGATGCTAAACTTTCCTCTAAACTATTGTAACGACTCTGTATATCTGCAATCTGTGTGCGAATAGTCTGTCTTTGTTTTTGAATATCAGCTAGAGATTGTAATAATATTTTACTTTGGAGGAAAGGATCAATTAAACTGTGTTTCCTGCGAAATAATTCTAATTTCTGTTCTCCAGCTACTGCCTCTTGTTGCAACTTAGGTAATCTATTTTGAACGAACAATAAACCTTGATTGACACGCTGATTTCTTTGTTCAAGATTGTAGTCTTCATAAACTTTCCGTAAAGCTTGTAATACTCTTTTGGTTTTCACTGGATTGGGATCTTTAAAAGAAACTACAAATACCTGATTAAAATCTGATATCTTCTCGGATGGAACTATTTGTAAAAATCCCATTTTACCAGTACCGATTTTACCTCTTATATCTTCTATCGTTAAATTAGGATAATGAAAACCTAATAAATTAACAGTCTTTTGAATGAGCTTAGAACTCATCATAATCCTCATCTGATTAGTATATTCTACAGATGTAAAATGAGGCCTAACTAACTCGCTTTTAACATTTTTTTGGAGATGACTAGAGAGTAACTCCTGATCCATATTCCCACTGACCATGATTTGCATAGAACTTTGGTACATGGGTTTAGTAATAACAGCTAAAAGACTTGTCGCTGTCATTACTACAGAGGAAACACCCAAAATGAAAAAGCGTCGATAAAACAGAATTGTAGATATTTGTCTCAAATTAAACACCCTTTGTTGAGAGGTAGTAACCAGTTGTTTCCGATTTAAACCAGTTGTAGCCACTATAAAAATCCTCTACTATCAAAACAATATATCTGGAAGATGATGACAAGACAAATTAGGAGATAATTTATAGGCACATTTATCTCTTGAATCACCAATAATTATTCTTGCCAGGATGATAGAACTACTTAATAGAATGTATCTTGAAGCAGCTATTCTATAATTAATTCATCCAGATATATGCTCGGTCAGCACTATGATAGTAAATTTATTCATTAGATTTTTAAATATTTAATGAAGGATAAGAAGGGAATATATTAAGGTTGATATATAAATCTGGTCTGCTCACTGTTAAGAAGATGTTTGTAAAGTCTGATTGATTACCGACTGGGAAGATTTCTGATAGTTAGTGCTGTTTTCCTGTTGACGATTTCATTCCTGTTCCAGCAACTGGTTAATATAATTACCGATCAATTAAGTATTTCTTTCTAAGAATTTAGCAATATCCCTATGATAATAAATCAACAGACAGTTCTTACCAAGGTCAGGGTGGGAGCAACGCAGCTTTGTCAGGTGGGGCAAAAAGTGTGCGATCGCTAAACCCAAAACAGGCATCGATAAAAATCACTTACCGTACAGTCAAAATAGCTTATAAATAGATATTGGTTGGCATTACTTAGATAGATTTATCAGATGAGAGAAGTGGAGACAATACTGTTCTGTTAAGGAAAAACAGGAGGTAAGAACAAGAGAAAGGAGTTTGTAGTTTGCTTACGAGAACTATAAAAATTGAGAGGCTTACTTTTTCTCTTTGAGACTGTTGTATAAATCAGCCCAGTTTTGTCAGAGAGAATCAATACATGATTGTCAGTAATCAACTTAAGTCCTTCTAGGAACTGAGCGGACTACATCAATATGAGCAGGGCTTCCAGCCTTGCCTAAATGGTTGTACTTACTCAATTTGTCTGGTTGAGTGGTAGGAAAAATTGCTTGAAAAGCGTGTAACTTGTAGTCCCACTAAACCCCTTGTTTACCCCGTGCTTGGTAACGAGAACCACAGCAACCAGGAGGCGCTATTTCCCCACTAGCTTTAATTTTTTGAATCATCAGTTGCACCATCGCAATCGCTCGCTTGTTGCAGCATTTCCGCTCTGGCAATCAGATCATCTTCTTTCGTAGACATGATCAATTTAGAAAAGTTATATTGTTCTCGAAATACTATCGAGAACACGACTAAATTTAATATCTTAAAACTTGATAACGAAAATTCCACAAGGACTTCATTCAATTCATAGTATATGTCACTGGTAAATTTTCAGTTACAAACAGCCTGTGTAGATCCTAAACAAGTAATTAAGGCTTTGTCACAGGTAATTCTACCACAAACCATAACCAATGCCATTGAAACTACTTGTAGCTCTCAACGGAGACTAAGAATACTACCAAATTATGTCATAGTCACCTTAGTAATTGCCATGAGTTTTCGGTCATCTGACTTAATAGTTAATGTATTCAAAAATCTCACTCATGGTTTGAGTTCTTTACACATACCATCAGGTTTAGGTTTTTAAACCCCATCTGCTTGATCAATTACAGAATCCCATCAAAGAACCGGAGCAGCTGTAATGAGGAGATTATTTGAACTAGTAGTCAAACCCTTAGCAACAATATTAACGCCTGGTCCCTTTTTGGGAGGATTAAGAATCATGGCTATAGATGGAACAGTTTTTGATGTTCCATATACTCCAACAAATGCTAGAGTATTCAGCTATCCTGGTTCTCCCCAAGGGACATATCCAGCCTTTCCTAAAGTTAGATTAGTATTTTTAGTGGAACCAGTTACTCATTTAATCATAGATGCTTTTTGTTCTCCCTATCGCATGAGAGAAGGAAGAAATGCTTTAAAACTACTACGCAGTATTAACTCTAGTATGTTATTAATGTGGCACAGAGGATTACATTCTTTCTTTTAAGATGGTTCATGCTGTCATCAAACAACAAGGTCTTTTTTCTTGGTCGCCTTCCTGCCCATGTCAAATTTGAAGTAGTTAAAACGTTGATAGATGGTTCTTATTTATCATGGATTCCACCTGATAGAGTGTCGAAAAAGAAGGGTGCAAAACGAATTTCGGCTCATATTATTGAATATGTTATTAATGAGAATGGTACTCTGAAAACGTATCGGTTGATTACTAATTTAATTGATGTTGATAAGTTTCCGGCTTTGATATTAGCACAGGATTCCCATAAACGATGGGAAGCTGAGAATACTTTAGATGAATTGAAAGTACATCTATTGGCACGCAAAATTCCTATTCTTTCTAAGAGTCATCGTGAGGTAGTGCAAGAAATTTATGGTTGGTTATTGGTTCAATATTGCCTACGTTGTTTGATTTTTTAACCTGCTAATTTGAGGAATATTTCTCCTTTCAGGTTAAGTTTTGTTGGTAGTTTACGGGTGATTCGACTTGCTATTCCTGAATTTCAACTTCAGATACATACTCTGGGGGATATCGATTTATATTATAGTTGGTTGATGGCAGAAATATCTGATTTGGAAACTCCTTTACGACAACGGCGAAGTAATCCCAGACTGCTCGAGAAAGCACGTTCTAAGTTTAAGACTAAAAAACGCAGTCACATAAATAATTGTACTCCCCGATAACAATTATCTTTTTGAATTATTAGACGGGCAAGTTAAATCTATCTATTTTCACGCTACAGTAATTTATTCTTTCTCAATTTATAATTGAACAGGTTGACTATTTGGTCTCTGATCACTTTTTTGAGAGTGTGTGAGAATTTATCGATCTTTTTTTTGTTGTTAGTTATCCTAATGAAAAAGCGAACTCTTTTCTCTTGTTCTTACCCTCTCCTTTTCCTTAACCGAACAGTATTGGAAGTTGAGACAGACTGGTATTGTGGTCAAAAAAAAAGGTAGGATTTCCAAATAAAAAACAGGGAAGGCCTACCATTAATGACAAAAAATATATATTCAAGTCTTGAAATAGGCAAATGTTTGAAAAATTCTCAAGAGCAAGTTACGAAACTTTTAGAAAGAAATAAAATTCTGCAAGGGAATGGAGAAACTTTGAAGGACGATGAAGAAAAGATTAGATAAGGTGCATTAATATAGATGAATTTATTACTTCAGCAGTAGGAGAGTATTCTAAAACTCTGGTTAAACAAAAAAATTATCTTTTACGTGCCTATGGGGAAGAACGTTTGAATTATGCTAAAGTTTTAGCCCGTAAATTACCTATTGGTAGTGGAGCTATGGAAAGTTTAATCCACCAAGTTGTCAATTTAAGAATGAAAGAAAACAGTAAATTTTGGTTAAAAGAAAATGTGGAAATTATGTTACATCTTCCTTGTCAATGGATAGCTGGAAGTTGGCATAATTTCTGTAATTCTATTTTTACCTCTTTTATCCATCTTCAAACTGTCTAATATTTTATACCTACAACTCCCATGTTAGAGAATTCTCTGTGCTAATCAATACATGCCTATTTGATTACTGACCTAAGCAGCTTATTCCCAGCAGCAACGAATTATTTAATGTAAGTCTTCTTAGGATATTTTGAGAAGATACTTTGTCTTGGAATTTTATTTGTTTGATGTGATTTATTGTACTTTAATTCCAGAGAAATATTTTAGCCATGTCTATGGTTGGCGTAGCTAAAAGCACACTTTTTGCCCCACCTCACAAAATCGCCTTACTCCTGGTCAGAGTTTAGGATGTGCTTTATTTCGTGATGCTGCACTACGAGTTATTCAAGGTGCTGATACCATTGGCATTAGAGGAATTATTGTTCATGCTATTTCTGAGGAAGCTAAGGATTTTTATTTAGCTTTAGGTTTTAATTTGTCTCCGCTTGAACCAATGATATTAGTGATTACTCTTAATGATTTACATGATTGTATTGCTTAGGAATGAAGGGATTTAATTTCTGACAACTTCCCTCCGTCTAGGTACGTCATAAACCATGAAGTCCTGAGCCATAATAGTTTTAGGAAAAATAGCACGGGCTTCCCGAAGTAAATCTTTTAACTCGATCGCATTACCCGGAGTATAGCGGGGACTAAAATGAGTCATAATTAATTGATGTACACCTGCTGCATAAGCTGTTTGTGCCGCCATTGTGCTTGTAGAATGCAACCTTTGAAAAGCCATATCAGCATCCTGATGGGCAAATGTAGCTTCATGAATCAATACATCTGCATCCTGTGCCAACTGCACTGCACCATCACAATAAACAGTATCTGTGCAATAGGCAAACTTGCGACCAATTTCCGTAGGGCCACATAATTCACTACCATCAATTACTCGTCCATCTGGTAGGGTGACAGTTTCACCGCGCTTGAGTTGACCATAAACTGGGCCAGAAGGAATTTGTAAAGCTTTTGCTTTTTCTACATCAAAGCGTCCAGTGCGGTCTTTTTCTTCCACACGATAGCCGAAAGCTGTAATGCGGTGATGTAATAGACCACAACTAACGAGAAACTCATTGTCTTCGTAAATTACCCCTGGATGGACCGTATGTACCTTAATGGGGTAAGAGAAGTGGGTCTGGGAGTAACGTGATGCAGCTTGCAGATATTCATTTAACCCAGATGGCCCATAAATATCAATTCGATCTACATTACCAGCTAAACCACAACTGGCCAGAAGCCCCATCAAGCCAAAAATGTGGTCTCCGTGGAGGTGGGTGATAAAAATTCGGGAAAGTTGGCTACTTTTCAGGTCACTCCGCAAAAGTTGATGCTGTGTACCTTCACCACAGTCAAACAACCACAATTCTGCGCGTTGTGGTAATCTCAGTGCGACACTGGAAACATTACGTGATCTTGTAGGTACACCGGAACTCGTCCCTAAAAATGTTATCTGCACAGCGTTTTTTGGCCTTCTTCTCGCTCAGTATAAAGATTTATTTTTTATAGCGACACTGTTATTGAACACAATGCTGTCGGCAATCAGCCACTAAAGAAGGAGCAAAATGCCAGAATTCAATGATTTACCTATGATAACTCACTGGTACACTACCGCGTAAATAAACCACCCATTCCCAATCTCTAAAAGCTTAGGCTGTATTGATTTTGAATTTTGTTAGCGTAGCTGTTCTGAAAGAAGCATTTTGAATTCACTACGCTACTAGTTATCTGTCAAAGACATTTTGACGGGTAATGATAGGAAAGAAATGCTATTCTTCCCCTGCTTCCCCTACTTACTTTCACCGGGAGCAAGGCGATTTTGTGAGGTGGGGCAAAAAGTGTGCTTTTAGCTACGCCAACCATAGACATGGCTAAAATATTTCTCTGGAATTAAAGTACAATAAATCACATCAAACAAATAAAATTCCAAGACAAAGTATCTTCTCAAAATATCCTAAGAAGACTTACATTAAATAATTCGTTGCTGCTGGGAATAAGCTGCTTAGGTCAGTAATCAAATAGGCATGTATTGATTAGCACAGAGAATTCTCTAACATGGGAGTTGTAGGTATAAAATATTAGACAGTTTGAAGATGGATAAAAGAGGTAAAAATAGAATTACAGAAATTATGCCAACTTCCAGCTATCCATTGACAAGGAAGATGTAACATAATTTCCACATTTTCTTTTAACCAAAATTTACTGTTTTCTTTCATTCTTAAATTGACAACTTGGTGGATTAAACTTTCCATAGCTCCACTACCAATAGGTAATTTACGGGCTAAAACTTTAGCATAATTCAAACGTTCTTCCCCATAGGCACGTAAAAGATAATTTTTTTGTTTAACCAGAGTTTTAGAATACTCTCCTACTGCTGAAGCAATAAATTCATCTATATTAATGCACGATGTATTGTGGCCATATCCAGGATCTATAATTACTATTCCTGGTTGATAACCACGGCTTAAGGTCAGATCTATTAATTTAATTCCTAACTCAGGTTTATTCTCAAATAGAGGGTCTTGTTTCCCTTTGGGTAAAGAATCACCGTGGTGATATAACTCTATATCTAATGGTAAGCTTTTACTGCCATCATAATAGATGTGTTGTTACTACTACTATTCCATTGTCCCTTGTCCCAATTTCTCCAATATATTTTCTTCCTACTCCATCCCTAAAGTTCCCCCTTTTTCTATGGACAGAATCATCAATTATTAAGCTAAATCCTCTGGTGATTCTCCTCTGACTACACTTGTTCATAATCTCTAATCGATGCTCATTGACTTGGGAACTGGACCAAGGTGCTGCAGTTAAAAAGTGGTGTAATCGGTGGTAAGTCACCCCTAGGGCATTCTCTGCCATTTCAAATAGGTTTTTCCTCTCACTTTCACCCAATCATCCCCCTAAATCATGTCTAAACTCTCTTCTTTCCCCTTGATGAGTAAATACACCATCAAACCTTTGACACCATCTTTCAAACCATGGTGCCATTGCTGGGCTAGTGGTTTCTTTCATCAGCTTCTTTTAACGTGAGAGGTTATTGATAAAGTAAATGTAAAGGGGAGTAGAAAAGGAATGTTGGAAGGATAGAATACATAACATGTAGTGTATTTACATAGCTACTGATGGAAGGAAAGTTTTACCCCACAGACTTAACTGATATGGACTGGGAAATCCTGGCCCCATTGATTCCACCAGCCAAAGAAGGAGGGCATCCACCCACAACAGATATGGGTGAAATATGTAATTCCATCTATTATCATTTGAAAACTGGATGTCAATGGAATATGCTTCCAGGTGACTTCCCGCCAAGGTCAACGGTATATAGCTATTACAGTAAATGGCAGGGCCAGGGGGTTTGGGAAAAATTCAACCATACATTGGGTGGTCAAGTTCGCTCGAAATTAGGTAAATCAACACAACCTACCGCGCTCGCTGCAGACAGTCAGTCGGTCAACACTGACCAAAAAAAGGGGATGTGTATGGTTTTGACGGATGTAAAAAGGTAAAAGGAAGAAAGGGGCAAACTTTAGTTGATAGCCTGGGACTTGTGTTGAAACTTGTTGTTAGTGAAGCGAATGCCCCAGAACGAATACTTGCTGCCTATGCACTAATGGAACTGCTAGAGGAACCCACAGAGTTATTGGAAAAAGTCCAAGTTTTATGGGTTGATTCCGGTTATGACAGTGATAAATTTGCACTTGCAGTTTGGTTCCTGATTCAAGCTCATGTTGAAGTCATAGGACCTACTGAGCAAGAATTTAAAGTTTTACCACAACCCTGGGTAGTAGAAAGAACATTTGGGTAGTTTAACCAATATCATCGTCTAAGCAAGGATTATGAGCGTTTAACACAAATGAGCGAAGGGGCTATATATGCTCTTATGACTAGAATTATGCTACTTCCTCTTGTCTCCTCAACATTTACTTTATAAATCATCTCTGAAAGCTACACCGAAATTGTATTATACTCGTTTTTACTCTTAACTTTTGTTTAAGTCCCGCTAGTAGTTTATTTATTGTGAGAATGAATGATTACTGTTAAATCAAACCACATTGACTATGAGTTCCTGAGTGACCTTGGCGTGCTCCTCACCCCCTCGCTTGTTTAATACAATATCGAGAAAGAAGTAACTTTGGGAGTCATGCTCAATTTCTGCCAAATTAATTTCCAGATTTAGAAATCCTTATTTCCGATAAATACACGCGCTAATTACAAGTATTGGAGAGAGGTATTTACAGCAGAATTCAGCAATCAGGAGTGAACGCCGCTTGATGTTCGATAGCGCAGCGTGCTGTAAAAAACAATATCCCCAACTTCATAGACAAATCGGGGATATGAGAGTGAGCGATTTTTATAACTTAGATAAGATTGGTATATTAATATATTATAAAGAAATATTAAAAATAATGATTTAACAACTTATTTATATAGTGAAAAAGTTGTTAAACCTCTGAGGGAATATTATCTACTAAGCGATCGCTCCGTTCACCGCAAGCATCACGAATGTCTGTCAATTGGTCTTGGCTATTAACTGGACATCGTGGTGATGGTAGTTCATTATTA
It encodes the following:
- a CDS encoding SpoIID/LytB domain-containing protein, translated to MKIQLYLGALFSRIQGRHWWIGILLWFALVAPAQASVILRVAIERGVNQVKVGASTTATVKDSAGRSLGQLPGMSAYAAQAVPGGVALDKWQSSLFWIEPTGKGFVYIGDRWFRGRTLVIPTEKGLTAVNWVDLEEYLYSVIGGEMNSSWPQEALKAQAIAARTYALYEREKQRNNPIFDLGDSPDRWQIYKGVSSESRNTYAAVDHTVGKVLTYNNKIILSVFHACSGGHTENVEDVWGNTLPYLRAVQDFDQNVKECNWVKTFSPGEISSRISGIGNIKDMIAESFSPFRSVKTLKIVGAQGTKVLQGEEVRTALKLKSTRFSVSKDANGNFILQGLGFGHGLGMSQWGAYNLAQRGVNYLQILGHYYKGVALTPIQAK
- a CDS encoding GumC family protein produces the protein MATTGLNRKQLVTTSQQRVFNLRQISTILFYRRFFILGVSSVVMTATSLLAVITKPMYQSSMQIMVSGNMDQELLSSHLQKNVKSELVRPHFTSVEYTNQMRIMMSSKLIQKTVNLLGFHYPNLTIEDIRGKIGTGKMGFLQIVPSEKISDFNQVFVVSFKDPNPVKTKRVLQALRKVYEDYNLEQRNQRVNQGLLFVQNRLPKLQQEAVAGEQKLELFRRKHSLIDPFLQSKILLQSLADIQKQRQTIRTQIADIQSRYNSLEESLASSNQDAKLAASLSRSSSYQALVDEIRKTEISLAEERLRYTEDSPVVVRLRQKCQVQMALLQQELKVQDINANTTNEKLSDFETKLTNELIQLGKISDGLVLNENNLAKSEQLIRSQLNTYPGLIAEYNRLLSDVKLQRKTLGQLLQLQQSLGMKIAQGGFDWQILEEPDLGIYIGNKKWLLIIGGFLIGPILGVSFTLIWDMFNKAILSPLDLQKLTNLRLLGSVPQLGKPSFKTRLNKIVRYKQQNSNPPISGPKTKLSSHETLDMIYQNLQIFKNSLPFKSLMLTSALPGEGKTTLALGLGASAAQMHQRVLVIDANLRAPSLHKILAISNDWGLSLLLLDDIKTQFQNYIQPIHPSIDVLTAGPTPDDVVNLLTSGRMKELIESFEKIYDLVLIDASSVLDNVDARIIASVCNGIVIVGRIGQLTPQKLIQATEVLSQLNLIGIVANEVNNSPKVTKTSKRYEKVKSAD
- a CDS encoding ribonuclease Z, which translates into the protein MQITFLGTSSGVPTRSRNVSSVALRLPQRAELWLFDCGEGTQHQLLRSDLKSSQLSRIFITHLHGDHIFGLMGLLASCGLAGNVDRIDIYGPSGLNEYLQAASRYSQTHFSYPIKVHTVHPGVIYEDNEFLVSCGLLHHRITAFGYRVEEKDRTGRFDVEKAKALQIPSGPVYGQLKRGETVTLPDGRVIDGSELCGPTEIGRKFAYCTDTVYCDGAVQLAQDADVLIHEATFAHQDADMAFQRLHSTSTMAAQTAYAAGVHQLIMTHFSPRYTPGNAIELKDLLREARAIFPKTIMAQDFMVYDVPRRREVVRN